From Streptomyces sp. TLI_105, the proteins below share one genomic window:
- the truB gene encoding tRNA pseudouridine(55) synthase TruB, with protein sequence MSTSGKTPDGLVIVDKPSGFTSHDVVAKMRGIAKTRRVGHAGTLDPMATGVLVLGVERATKLLGHLALTEKEYLGTIRLGQTTITDDAEGEITASVDASKVTREQIDAGVAELTGAIMQVPSKVSAIKIDGKRSYARVRGGEEFEIPARPVTVSSFRVYDVRDDTAEDGTPVIDLVVSVVCSSGTYIRALARDLGAGLGVGGHLTALRRTRVGPYKLDSARTLDQLQEELTVMPVADAAAAAFPRWEVDEKRAGLLLNGVRLEMPEYPKGPVAVFGPGGKLLALVEEQRGKAKSLAVFG encoded by the coding sequence ATGAGCACCTCGGGAAAGACGCCCGACGGGCTTGTCATCGTCGACAAGCCGTCGGGCTTCACTTCGCACGACGTCGTGGCCAAGATGCGCGGGATCGCCAAGACCCGTCGCGTCGGCCACGCCGGCACGCTCGACCCCATGGCCACGGGCGTCCTCGTCCTCGGCGTGGAGCGGGCGACCAAGCTCCTCGGTCACCTCGCGCTGACCGAGAAGGAGTACCTGGGCACCATCCGCCTGGGCCAGACGACGATCACCGACGACGCCGAGGGCGAGATCACGGCGTCGGTCGACGCTTCGAAGGTCACCCGGGAGCAGATCGACGCGGGCGTCGCCGAGCTGACCGGCGCCATCATGCAGGTGCCATCGAAGGTCTCCGCGATCAAGATCGACGGCAAGCGGTCGTACGCGCGCGTGCGCGGCGGCGAGGAGTTCGAGATCCCGGCCCGCCCGGTCACCGTCTCCTCCTTCCGGGTCTACGACGTCCGCGACGACACCGCCGAGGACGGCACGCCGGTCATCGACCTGGTCGTCTCGGTGGTCTGCTCCTCCGGCACGTACATCCGGGCGCTCGCCCGGGACCTCGGTGCCGGACTCGGCGTCGGCGGCCACCTGACCGCGCTGCGGCGCACCCGGGTCGGCCCGTACAAGCTGGACTCGGCCCGGACCCTTGACCAGCTCCAGGAGGAGCTGACGGTCATGCCGGTCGCCGACGCGGCCGCGGCGGCGTTCCCGCGCTGGGAGGTCGACGAGAAGCGGGCCGGGCTGCTGCTCAACGGCGTCCGCCTGGAGATGCCGGAGTACCCGAAGGGGCCCGTCGCGGTCTTCGGGCCCGGGGGGAAGCTGCTCGCGCTCGTCGAGGAGCAGCGGGGCAAGGCCAAGAGCCTCGCCGTCTTCGGCTGA
- the nusA gene encoding transcription termination factor NusA, whose product MDIDVKLLKGLAQEKDISFEMLVEAIESALLIAYHRTPDARRHARVELNRATGHVTVWAKEDPSDLEEGQEPKDFDDTPSDFGRIAASTARQVIQQRLRDAENDVTFGEYARREGDVVAGVVQQGKDPKNVLVRLDDKLEAILPVQEQVPGEDYTHGLRLRTYVVRVAKGVRGPSVTLSRTHPNLVKKLFALEVPEIADGSVEIAAIAREAGHRTKIAVRSTRSGLNPKGACIGPMGSRVRNVMAELLGEKIDIVDWSDDPAEMVANALSPARVSKVEVVDLAARSARVTVPDYQLSLAIGKEGQNARLAARLTGWRIDIRPDTEPAEPQG is encoded by the coding sequence GTGGACATCGACGTGAAGCTTCTGAAGGGCTTGGCCCAGGAGAAGGACATCTCCTTCGAGATGCTGGTCGAGGCGATCGAGTCGGCCCTCCTCATCGCGTACCACCGGACCCCGGACGCCCGCCGCCACGCGCGTGTGGAGCTGAACCGGGCCACCGGTCACGTGACGGTGTGGGCGAAGGAGGACCCCTCCGACCTGGAGGAGGGCCAGGAGCCCAAGGACTTCGACGACACCCCGTCGGACTTCGGCCGGATCGCGGCGAGCACCGCCCGCCAGGTCATCCAGCAGCGGCTGCGGGACGCCGAGAACGACGTGACCTTCGGCGAGTACGCGCGCCGCGAGGGCGATGTCGTCGCCGGTGTGGTGCAGCAGGGCAAGGACCCGAAGAACGTCCTCGTCCGGCTGGACGACAAGCTGGAGGCCATCCTTCCGGTGCAGGAGCAGGTGCCCGGCGAGGACTACACGCACGGGCTTCGGCTGCGCACGTACGTCGTCCGGGTGGCGAAGGGTGTCCGCGGTCCGTCCGTCACCCTTTCGCGCACGCACCCCAACCTGGTGAAGAAGCTCTTCGCCCTGGAGGTGCCGGAGATCGCCGACGGCTCGGTCGAGATCGCGGCCATCGCCCGTGAGGCCGGTCACCGCACCAAGATCGCCGTCCGTTCCACCCGTTCGGGCCTGAACCCCAAGGGCGCCTGCATCGGCCCGATGGGCAGCCGCGTCCGCAACGTGATGGCGGAGCTGCTCGGCGAGAAGATCGACATCGTCGACTGGTCGGACGACCCGGCCGAGATGGTGGCGAACGCGCTGTCCCCGGCGCGGGTCTCCAAGGTCGAGGTCGTGGACCTGGCCGCCCGCTCGGCCCGGGTGACGGTGCCGGACTACCAGCTGTCGCTGGCCATCGGCAAGGAGGGCCAGAACGCCCGCCTCGCCGCTCGCCTCACCGGCTGGCGGATCGACATCCGTCCGGACACGGAGCCGGCCGAGCCGCAGGGCTGA
- a CDS encoding DUF503 domain-containing protein, with protein sequence MYVGTLSFDLLLGDVHSLKEKRSVVRPIVAELQRKFSVSAAEVGDQDLHRRARLGVALVSGDPGFVSDVLDRCERLVAARPEVELLSVRRRLHTDED encoded by the coding sequence ATGTACGTGGGGACTCTGTCCTTCGACCTGCTCCTCGGCGACGTTCATTCGTTGAAGGAGAAACGCTCCGTCGTCCGGCCCATCGTCGCCGAGCTCCAGCGCAAGTTCTCCGTGAGCGCGGCCGAGGTGGGCGACCAGGACCTCCATCGCAGGGCCCGGCTGGGCGTCGCGCTGGTGTCCGGGGACCCGGGGTTCGTATCGGACGTGCTCGACCGCTGTGAGCGGCTCGTCGCCGCACGGCCGGAGGTGGAACTCCTTTCGGTGCGCCGAAGGCTCCACACTGATGAAGACTGA
- the infB gene encoding translation initiation factor IF-2, producing MAKVRVYELAKEFGVESKVVMAKLQELGEFVRSASSTIEAPVVRKLTDALQGPGGNAGKTAAKPGAPRKAAPSPAAPSPAAAARPAAPKPGAPAPKPAPAAPAAPAPVTPAAPASSTPSPAPAASGPRPGPKPAPKPVTPAPAAPEFTAPPSAPAAGPRPGGAAPGPRPTGERPARPGQGAPRPQGQGAPRPGGQQAPRPGGARPAGPRPGNNPFTSGGSTGMARPQAPRPGGGAPRPGGPGAVPGAPRPQGGPGGAPRPQGQGGGRPTPGGMPRPQAPRPGGAPGGNRPNPGMMPQRPAAGPRPGPGGRGPGGPGGRPGGPGGGGGGRPGFAGRPAGPGGGGGGFAGRPGGPGGGGGRPGGPGGGGGGFGGRPGGFGGRPGGPGGRGGTQGAFGRPGGPARRGRKSKRQRRQEYEAMQAPSVGGVMLPRGGGEVIRLSRGASLTDFAEKIGANPASLVAVMMNLGEMVTATQSVSDDTLQMLGDEMNYQVQIVSPEEEDRELLESFDIEFGEDEGGEEALVSRPPVVTVMGHVDHGKTRLLDAIRKTNVVAGEAGGITQHIGAYQVGTEVNGEERRITFIDTPGHEAFTAMRARGAKSTDIAILVVAANDGVMPQTIEALNHAKAAGVPIVVAVNKIDVEGADPTKVRGQLTEFGLVAEEYGGDTMFVDISAKQGLHIDSLLEAVILTADASLDLRANPNQDAQGIAIESHLDRGRGAVSTVLVQRGTLRIGDTVVVGDAYGRVRAMLDDKGNNVEEATPSTPVLVLGLTNVPGAGDNLLVVDEDRTARQIAEKRAARERNAAFAKRVRRVSLEDLDKVLKAGLVQELNLIIKGDASGAVEALEASLLQLDVGEEVDIRVLHRGVGAVTESDIDLAMGSDAIVIGYNVRAAGRAAQMAEREGVDVRYYSVIYQAIEEIEAALKGLLKPEYEEVELGTAEIREVFRSSKLGNIAGVLIRSGEVKRNTKARLVRDGKVIAEDLTIHGLRRFKDDVTEIREGFEGGINLGNFNDIKIDDVIATYEMREKPRA from the coding sequence GTGGCTAAGGTCCGGGTATACGAACTCGCCAAGGAGTTCGGTGTGGAGAGCAAGGTCGTCATGGCCAAGCTCCAAGAACTCGGTGAATTCGTCCGTTCGGCGTCCTCGACGATCGAGGCGCCGGTCGTGCGCAAGTTGACTGACGCTTTGCAGGGTCCCGGCGGCAACGCCGGCAAGACCGCTGCCAAGCCCGGCGCGCCCCGCAAGGCGGCGCCCTCCCCCGCGGCGCCGTCTCCGGCCGCCGCGGCCCGTCCCGCTGCTCCGAAGCCCGGCGCCCCGGCCCCCAAGCCGGCCCCCGCCGCGCCCGCAGCGCCGGCGCCGGTCACTCCGGCCGCGCCCGCGAGCAGCACCCCCTCTCCGGCTCCGGCCGCCTCGGGCCCCCGCCCGGGCCCGAAGCCCGCGCCCAAGCCGGTCACGCCGGCTCCGGCCGCCCCGGAGTTCACCGCGCCCCCGTCGGCTCCCGCCGCCGGTCCGCGTCCCGGTGGCGCCGCCCCGGGTCCCCGTCCCACCGGCGAGCGTCCCGCCCGCCCGGGTCAGGGTGCCCCCCGCCCGCAGGGCCAGGGCGCTCCGCGCCCCGGCGGCCAGCAGGCCCCCCGTCCGGGCGGTGCCCGTCCGGCCGGTCCCCGTCCGGGCAACAACCCCTTCACCTCGGGTGGCTCCACCGGAATGGCGCGCCCGCAGGCGCCCCGTCCGGGTGGCGGCGCTCCCCGTCCCGGCGGCCCCGGTGCCGTTCCGGGCGCCCCGCGTCCGCAGGGCGGCCCCGGTGGCGCCCCGCGTCCGCAGGGTCAGGGCGGTGGCCGTCCCACCCCCGGTGGCATGCCTCGTCCGCAGGCTCCCCGTCCGGGCGGCGCGCCCGGCGGTAACCGTCCGAACCCGGGCATGATGCCGCAGCGTCCCGCTGCCGGCCCGCGTCCCGGTCCTGGCGGCCGTGGTCCCGGTGGCCCCGGCGGCCGTCCGGGTGGTCCCGGCGGTGGCGGCGGCGGTCGTCCCGGCTTCGCCGGTCGTCCGGCCGGTCCCGGCGGTGGCGGCGGCGGCTTCGCCGGTCGTCCCGGTGGTCCCGGTGGCGGCGGCGGTCGTCCGGGTGGTCCCGGCGGCGGTGGCGGCGGCTTCGGCGGTCGTCCCGGTGGCTTCGGTGGCCGTCCCGGCGGTCCGGGTGGCCGTGGTGGCACGCAGGGCGCCTTCGGTCGCCCCGGCGGTCCCGCGCGTCGTGGTCGCAAGTCGAAGCGTCAGAGGCGTCAGGAGTACGAGGCCATGCAGGCCCCGTCCGTGGGCGGCGTGATGCTTCCCCGCGGTGGCGGCGAGGTCATTCGCCTGTCGCGCGGTGCCTCCCTCACCGACTTCGCCGAGAAGATCGGCGCCAACCCGGCGTCGCTCGTCGCGGTGATGATGAACCTCGGTGAGATGGTCACGGCGACGCAGTCCGTCTCCGACGACACGCTGCAGATGCTCGGCGACGAGATGAACTACCAGGTTCAGATCGTCTCCCCGGAGGAGGAGGACCGCGAGCTCCTCGAGTCCTTCGACATCGAGTTCGGCGAGGACGAGGGCGGCGAAGAGGCTCTGGTCTCCCGTCCGCCGGTCGTCACCGTCATGGGTCACGTCGACCACGGTAAGACCCGACTTCTCGACGCGATCCGCAAGACGAACGTCGTCGCGGGCGAGGCCGGTGGCATCACCCAGCACATCGGTGCCTACCAGGTCGGTACCGAGGTCAACGGCGAAGAGCGTCGCATCACCTTCATCGACACCCCGGGTCACGAGGCGTTCACCGCCATGCGTGCCCGTGGTGCGAAGTCGACCGACATCGCGATCCTCGTGGTCGCGGCCAACGACGGCGTCATGCCGCAGACGATCGAGGCGCTCAACCACGCCAAGGCCGCCGGCGTCCCGATCGTCGTCGCGGTCAACAAGATCGACGTCGAGGGCGCGGACCCGACCAAGGTCCGCGGTCAGCTGACCGAGTTCGGTCTGGTGGCCGAGGAGTACGGCGGCGACACGATGTTCGTCGACATCTCCGCCAAGCAGGGTCTGCACATCGACTCCCTGCTCGAGGCCGTCATCCTCACCGCCGACGCCTCGCTCGACCTGCGGGCCAACCCGAACCAGGACGCGCAGGGCATTGCGATCGAGTCGCACCTCGACCGTGGTCGCGGTGCCGTCTCGACCGTCCTGGTCCAGCGCGGAACGCTGCGCATCGGCGACACCGTGGTGGTCGGCGACGCGTACGGCCGCGTCCGGGCGATGCTCGACGACAAGGGCAACAACGTCGAGGAGGCGACCCCGTCGACTCCCGTCCTCGTCCTGGGTCTCACCAACGTCCCGGGTGCCGGCGACAACCTCCTGGTCGTCGACGAGGACCGTACGGCCCGTCAGATCGCCGAGAAGCGCGCTGCGCGTGAGCGCAACGCCGCCTTCGCCAAGCGCGTCCGCCGGGTGTCCCTCGAGGACCTCGACAAGGTGCTCAAGGCCGGTCTCGTCCAGGAACTCAACCTCATCATCAAGGGCGACGCGTCCGGTGCGGTCGAGGCCCTCGAGGCCTCGCTGCTCCAGCTCGACGTCGGCGAAGAGGTCGACATCCGCGTCCTGCACCGCGGTGTGGGTGCGGTCACCGAGTCGGACATCGACCTGGCCATGGGCTCCGACGCCATCGTCATCGGCTACAACGTCCGTGCGGCCGGCCGTGCCGCGCAGATGGCGGAGCGCGAGGGCGTCGACGTCCGGTACTACTCGGTCATCTACCAGGCGATCGAGGAGATCGAGGCGGCGCTCAAGGGCCTCCTCAAGCCGGAGTACGAAGAGGTCGAGCTCGGTACGGCGGAGATCCGCGAGGTCTTCCGCTCGTCCAAGCTGGGCAACATCGCCGGTGTCCTCATCCGCTCGGGCGAGGTCAAGCGCAACACCAAGGCGCGCCTCGTCCGCGACGGCAAGGTCATCGCCGAGGACCTCACGATCCACGGTCTGCGCCGCTTCAAGGACGACGTCACCGAGATCCGCGAAGGCTTCGAGGGCGGTATCAACCTCGGAAACTTCAACGACATCAAGATCGACGACGTCATCGCGACGTACGAGATGCGCGAGAAGCCGCGCGCGTAA
- a CDS encoding aminoglycoside phosphotransferase family protein: protein MGFEPPQRLARTLGETYGDAAAAEWLGELPELAGRALDRASLDTERVMAPGGRSSLVVLVRRSDGSPAALKIAPPFTRPDLERDALAHWNGWGAVQLLDEAGEGSLVLERLHPEVSLRSLPEAKALLEAAGTVRKLWVEPPAGHGFGTVAERTARQAEAMEPYRADPATAELTAAALAAREELVGGDPEAVLLHGNFRQGKVLAGDRTPWLAVGPEPLVGERAYDLARLVRDRVEDLVAASSGASAARRRVNKLADSLDLDRERLRGWSLFRAVESGTRALTAGRRQDAELLLEFASWL from the coding sequence ATGGGTTTCGAACCGCCGCAGCGACTGGCCAGGACGCTCGGTGAGACGTACGGGGACGCCGCGGCGGCCGAGTGGCTCGGGGAGCTTCCGGAGCTCGCCGGCCGGGCGCTCGACCGGGCGTCCCTGGACACCGAGCGGGTGATGGCCCCCGGCGGACGGAGCAGCCTGGTCGTGCTCGTCCGGCGCTCCGACGGCTCCCCCGCCGCGCTCAAGATCGCGCCGCCGTTCACCCGTCCGGACCTGGAGCGGGACGCGCTGGCGCACTGGAACGGCTGGGGCGCGGTCCAGCTCCTCGACGAGGCCGGGGAGGGCTCGCTCGTCCTCGAACGGCTCCACCCCGAGGTCTCGCTGCGCTCCCTGCCGGAGGCGAAGGCGCTCCTGGAGGCGGCCGGCACCGTGCGCAAGCTCTGGGTGGAGCCGCCGGCGGGGCACGGTTTCGGGACGGTGGCGGAGCGGACGGCCCGGCAGGCGGAGGCGATGGAGCCGTACCGCGCGGACCCGGCGACCGCGGAACTGACCGCGGCGGCGCTCGCGGCCCGCGAGGAGCTGGTCGGGGGCGACCCGGAGGCGGTGCTGCTGCACGGGAACTTCCGGCAGGGCAAGGTCCTCGCCGGCGACCGGACGCCCTGGCTGGCCGTCGGCCCCGAGCCGCTGGTCGGCGAGCGGGCCTACGACCTCGCCCGGCTCGTACGGGACCGGGTCGAGGACCTGGTGGCCGCCTCCTCGGGGGCCTCGGCGGCCCGGCGGCGGGTCAACAAGCTGGCGGACTCCCTGGACCTGGACCGGGAGCGGCTGCGCGGCTGGAGCCTGTTCCGCGCGGTGGAGTCGGGGACGCGGGCGCTGACGGCGGGGCGGCGGCAGGACGCCGAGCTGCTCCTCGAGTTCGCGAGCTGGCTCTAG
- the rimP gene encoding ribosome maturation factor RimP, which yields MSTTQSDRLRGLVEPLVAAKDLDLEEIEVSRAGRRGLLRIVVDSDEGVELDVCAELSREISEKLDETDAMGEGEYVLEVSSPGAERPLTEHRHYVRATGRLAKLQLAEGGDLVARILAVDEDGLDMEVPGVKGRKPTARRVAFADIVKARVEIEFNRKDKKEEEA from the coding sequence ATGAGCACCACCCAGAGCGACAGGCTGCGCGGACTCGTGGAGCCGCTCGTCGCCGCGAAGGACCTGGATCTGGAAGAGATCGAGGTGTCCCGGGCCGGCCGCCGCGGGCTGCTGCGGATCGTCGTCGACTCGGACGAGGGCGTGGAGCTGGACGTCTGCGCCGAGCTGAGCCGCGAGATCTCCGAGAAGCTCGACGAGACCGACGCGATGGGCGAGGGCGAGTACGTCCTCGAGGTCAGCTCCCCCGGCGCCGAGCGCCCCCTCACCGAGCACCGCCACTACGTGCGCGCCACCGGCCGCCTGGCGAAGCTCCAGCTCGCCGAGGGCGGGGACCTGGTCGCGCGCATCCTCGCGGTGGACGAGGACGGCCTCGACATGGAGGTGCCGGGCGTGAAGGGGCGCAAGCCCACCGCCCGCCGGGTCGCGTTCGCCGACATCGTCAAGGCGCGTGTCGAGATCGAGTTCAACCGCAAGGACAAGAAGGAAGAGGAGGCGTAG
- a CDS encoding DUF4439 domain-containing protein, with protein MSALDATQAALAAEHAAVYGYGVVGGRIGAERRTEATAAYEAHRARRDALRRAVRDLGGTPVAAEAAYELPFRVAAPADAVRLAAVLEDRVAGVYSDLVRATGDRARAEAAAALREAAVRAVRWRGSDVTFPGLAERAGPVRS; from the coding sequence ATGAGCGCCCTCGACGCGACCCAGGCCGCGCTGGCCGCCGAGCACGCCGCGGTGTACGGGTACGGGGTCGTCGGCGGCCGGATCGGCGCCGAGCGGCGGACCGAGGCCACCGCCGCGTACGAGGCGCACCGGGCGCGGCGGGACGCGCTGCGCCGGGCCGTGCGGGACCTCGGTGGGACGCCGGTGGCGGCGGAGGCCGCGTACGAGCTGCCCTTCCGGGTCGCGGCCCCGGCCGACGCGGTGCGGCTCGCGGCGGTCCTGGAGGACCGGGTGGCCGGCGTGTACTCCGACCTCGTCCGGGCCACCGGGGACCGGGCGCGCGCGGAGGCGGCCGCCGCGCTCCGGGAGGCCGCGGTACGCGCCGTCCGCTGGCGCGGCAGCGACGTAACCTTTCCTGGGCTTGCCGAGCGGGCAGGGCCTGTCCGGTCCTGA
- the rbfA gene encoding 30S ribosome-binding factor RbfA — MADNARAKKLADLIREVVAEKLQRGIKDPRLGTHVTITDTRVTGDLREATVFYTVYGDDEERASAAAGLESAKGILRSAVGRAAGTKFTPTLTFVADALPENAKTIEDLLDKARASDAQVREASSGASFAGDADPYKKPGEDEAAE; from the coding sequence GTGGCCGACAACGCGCGGGCGAAGAAGCTGGCGGACCTCATCCGGGAGGTGGTCGCCGAGAAGCTGCAGCGCGGCATCAAGGACCCCCGCCTGGGTACGCACGTGACCATCACGGACACCCGCGTCACCGGCGACCTGCGGGAGGCCACGGTCTTCTACACGGTCTACGGCGACGACGAGGAGCGCGCGAGCGCCGCGGCCGGTCTGGAGAGCGCCAAGGGCATCCTCCGTTCGGCCGTGGGCCGGGCGGCGGGGACCAAGTTCACCCCGACCCTGACCTTCGTGGCCGACGCCCTCCCGGAGAACGCCAAGACCATCGAGGACCTCCTCGACAAGGCGCGGGCCTCGGACGCCCAGGTGCGGGAGGCCTCCTCGGGCGCCTCCTTCGCGGGCGACGCCGACCCCTACAAGAAGCCGGGCGAGGACGAAGCCGCCGAATGA
- a CDS encoding YlxR family protein: protein MSGRTHARACPERTCVGCRERAAKSDLLRIVVNKDECVPDHRGTLPGRGAYLHPAVVCLDLAVRRRAFPRALKVPGPLDTAALRHHVEQAAPQ from the coding sequence GTGTCTGGCCGGACGCATGCCCGCGCGTGCCCTGAGCGAACCTGTGTGGGATGCCGGGAGCGAGCGGCCAAGAGCGATCTGCTGCGGATCGTGGTGAACAAGGACGAGTGCGTTCCTGATCATCGCGGTACGCTGCCCGGCCGGGGTGCGTACCTGCACCCCGCCGTGGTCTGTCTCGACCTGGCGGTCCGCCGCCGAGCTTTCCCGAGGGCCCTCAAGGTCCCGGGACCGCTCGACACCGCGGCGCTCCGCCACCACGTCGAGCAGGCGGCACCGCAATGA